Below is a genomic region from Cetobacterium sp. ZOR0034.
AGGCCATGCAGTAATTCAAGCTAAAGATAAGTTGAAAGATTTTGATGGGACAGTAATGATACTTTGTGGAGACACTCCTTTGTTAAGAGAGGAAACTTTAAAAGAGTTATATAACTATCATAAACAAACAGGAGCTACAACAACTATATTAACTTCTATATATGAAAATCCATTTGGATATGGTAGAATTGTTAAAGAAAATGAAACGGTTATAGGAATTGTTGAAGAAAAAGAAGCATCTGAAGAGATTAGAGCTATAAAAGAGGTAAATGCGGGTGTTTACTGTTTTGAATCAAAAGACTTATTATCAGCTTTAGATAGAATTGATAATAAAAATGAAAAAGGAGAATACTACTTAACAGATGTAATTGCAATAAATGTTAGGGATGGAAAAAAAGTAGAGGCCTTTTTATTAGAGGATAATGATGAAATTTTAGGTATAAATTCTAAAATAGAGTTAGAAAAAGCAAACTGTATAATGAAAAATAGAATAAATGAAAAACATATGGAAAATGGAGTAATATTCATTGACAAAAATAGTGTTTACATAGAGGAAAGTGTTGAAATAGGTCAAGATACAATAATTTATCCAGGAGCTTTATTGCAAGGTGATACAGTAATAGGTCAAAATTGTGAGATCTTAGGGAATACAAGAGTGATTGACTGTAACATTGGAAATAATGTAAGAGTTGAAAGTTCAGTGTTAGAAGAAAGTGTTGTAGAGGATAGAGTGACAATAGGTCCTTTTGCACACTTGAGACCTAAATCACATCTGAAAGAGGAAGTTCATATTGGAAACTTCGTAGAAATAAAAAAATCAGTATTAGAAAAGGGTGTTAAAGCAGGACATTTAACATATCTTGGAGATGCTACAGTCGGAGAAAAAACTAATATAGGTGCAGGTACAATAACTTGTAACTATGATGGTAAAAATAAATTCAAAACCACAATTGGAAAAAATGCTTTTATAGGAAGTGATACCATGTTGGTGGCTCCTTTAAATATAGGAGAAAATGC
It encodes:
- the glmU gene encoding bifunctional UDP-N-acetylglucosamine diphosphorylase/glucosamine-1-phosphate N-acetyltransferase GlmU, which encodes MSLKTLILAAGKGTRMKSELPKVLHKVCGVPMVQKIVNTCSKIGSIENILILGHKKEEVLKVLPNMQYVVQEEQLGTGHAVIQAKDKLKDFDGTVMILCGDTPLLREETLKELYNYHKQTGATTTILTSIYENPFGYGRIVKENETVIGIVEEKEASEEIRAIKEVNAGVYCFESKDLLSALDRIDNKNEKGEYYLTDVIAINVRDGKKVEAFLLEDNDEILGINSKIELEKANCIMKNRINEKHMENGVIFIDKNSVYIEESVEIGQDTIIYPGALLQGDTVIGQNCEILGNTRVIDCNIGNNVRVESSVLEESVVEDRVTIGPFAHLRPKSHLKEEVHIGNFVEIKKSVLEKGVKAGHLTYLGDATVGEKTNIGAGTITCNYDGKNKFKTTIGKNAFIGSDTMLVAPLNIGENALVGAGSVITKDVPENALAVSRSKQVIKFDWRK